The sequence TGAGGCAGCGGGGAGTAACGTTCTGCGGGATGAGTTATCCCGGGCTGCCCGCTGATATCATCGTGACCTCGCCGACCGTTTACTATCGTTTTCATGGAGTACCGGAGCGCTACCGGTCTGCTTACAGCGATGCGCAACTGCAGGCTTTTACGGAAAAGCTGCTTAAAGATGAAAATATCAGGGATACCTGGTGTTATTTTAATAATGACGCGGCGGTTGCGGCTATTCCCAATGCCCGTACGCTTAGGCAATTTGCAGAAGCAAACCGCTAATGCCCGGGCGCTAATGCCTTAGCACCTCCCTACGCGATCAGGCCCGGGTGGAATGGACCGTAACCCTGGTTATTATGCAGAAATTGCCGGCTGGTGGATTTAAAGATATGGATATCCTTCATCAGCATACGCGCCAACAGATTTTGAACCCGTTTTTCGTGAACCGGTTTTTCAGCAGCCGGTCCCGGAATGTTGTTTAATGCGATCACTTTCATAAGTTGAGCAGTTCAACTTTAATGCCATTAGTCGATACGATTCAATGCTGCCGGAATACGGCGGATTGACGGCCGCAACTGACTACTTTAAAAGACTGGCCTTCCTGTTATACCGACAGGTCAAGGTCAATTTTCTCCCGGGTTTTTATCGGCGCGGGCACAAACTATCTAAAAAAACGAGGCGGGCACCGCCCGGGCTGACTTTCCCGGAATGGCATGATATTGGTAATTGGTAAGGTCTAATCTAATATGAAAAACATTATGGCAACTACCGAAAATGCAACAGGCGTGATCAACGACCTGATCGGGATCAACAACGACCGCGTCGCGGGTTTTGAAAAAGCGATAGCCGATATCAATGACGAGCATATCGATCTGAAGGAATTATTTCAGCGCTATGCTGCGCAGAGCCGTCAGAACAGCGAAGAACTGGCCGGTATAGTAGGCGCTGAAGGCGAGCCGGTAGAAACCGGTACCAGCGTAGCCGGCAGTCTGCACCGCGCCTGGATTGATGTGAAATCGCTCTTCGGCGGCAACACCCGCGAAAGTATTTTGTCCGAAGCCGAGCGCGGTGAAGATGCGATCAAAAAAGCTTACCGTGATGCGCTCGAAGACGAAGATCTAACCGCAGAGGCGCGTACCATCGTCAGCCGCCAGCAAAGCGGTATCGACGCTGCCCATGATGAAGTAAAAGCTTTGCGCGACGCGGCCAAATAAATCGTTCGATCTATAACAGGCGCTGCCACCGGCAGCGCCTTACTTTTTTACCGATGAATAGTATAGACCAACAACAACCCGAAGAAAACCGGGAAAACCTGAGCGGTGCTGCAGCCGTGGAAAAGATCAAAGAACTGGCCGGCCAAACGCAGACCTGCTTTTTCAATACCGACCTGAAGTCCGGACGTGCCGCCGCAACACGGCCTATGTCCGTTCAGCAGATCGACGGCGAGGGAAACCTGTGGTTCCTGAGTGCGGTAGACAGCCATAAAAATGCGGAAATTCAACAAGACAGCCGCGTTCAGCTTTTATTTATGGGTTCGGCCCATTCCGATTTTCTGACCCTGGGCGGCGAGGCCAGCATCAGCACCGATAAGGCAAAGATCAAAGAACTATGGGAACCCATCGTCAAGACCTGGTTCACCGGGGGTGAGGATGACCCGCGTATCACCGTGATCAAAGTAGTGCCCGATGAGGGCTATTACTGGGATACCAAACACGGCAAAATGGTCGCCTTCCTCAAGATGATCGCCGGCGCAATTACCGGCAAAACTTTGGATGACAGCATTCAGGGAACGGTGAAACCATGAAAGCTTTATTCATCAACTGCACGCTGAAGCGTACGCCCGCATTCTCTAATACGGAAGCGCTGGCAAAAAAAGCCGCTGAACAATTTCAGGCTAAAGGCATTGAAACCGAGATCATTCGCCTTAATGATTATACCGTGCTGACCGGTAATAGCTCCGATGAAGGTGAAGGCGATGAATGGCCGCAGATACTGGAGAAGATCAAGGCCTGCAATATCTTTATTATTGCCACGCCTATTTGGATGGGGCACCTGGCTTCGACCGCGCAAAAGGTGATCGAACGGCTGGATGCCATTTTCCGGGATGAAGACCTGATCGATGAGAAGACCGGGCAGTTCATGCCTTATAACAAGGTGGCCGGTTGCCTGGTGACGGGCAATGAAGATGGTGCACATAGCTGCGCCGCGCAGGTACTCTGGTCTTTACAGGAAGTGGGCTTCACGATCCCGCCTAATGTCAATGCGTATTGGGTGGGTTTGGCCGGTGGTGAAGAAGATTATGTGGAAGCCGGCGGCGAGCGTTATTTGTATACCAACAAGAGCCTGCGTTACATGACCGAAAACCTCGCCTGGTTCGCGCAGCTCTTACAAGATCACCCTATCGGTACCAATTTGCTGGAGGCCGAAGAAAAAGCTAAAGCCGAAAGCGATGAGGAATAAAAGTCCGTTTCGCCGCATCGCTATTTTAGGCGGCGGCCCCTCTGCCTTATTTGTTTTCAAACGCCTGCTGGAAAGCGAACATCCGGGTTTCATCGTGGACATTTATGAAAAAAGCGGCGAGCTGGGCTGCGGGATGCCTTACGGACACGATGGCTCCGCAGATGAACACGTCACCAATGTTTCGGGCAACGAGATCCCGGAATTGCCCGCCGACATGGCCGACTGGGTGAAAAAAGTGCCGAAAGATACGCTGGATAAATACCACCTCGATCCCGGAAAGTTCAATGATTATAAAGTACTGCCGCGCCTGCTTTTTGGCCAGTATCTATGTGACCAGTTTAAAGTGTTGTTACAGCAAGCCAAAGAGGTCGGCCTGAAAACACAGGTGTATTACAACACCATTGTCCTGGACATCGTTGACCAGCCTGACCAGCAACAAGTAGAAGTAGTAACCAATAAAGGCGCCGACATTTATGATCATGTGATCATCTGTACCGGCCACCTCTGGCCCAAAAAGCACGAAGGCCGGGCGCCGGGCTGGTTCGATTCGCCTTACCCGCCGGAAAAGATCGCGCTAAAGGCCGGTTACCCTGTAGCGGTAAGAGGCGCTTCGCTGACAGCCATCGATGCCATTCGTACCCTCGGGCGTCACAACGGCAGCTTTGAAAAGGATGAAAAAGGGCGGCTGCACTTTTACCCCGAAAGTCCCGGTTTTAAGATCGTGATGCACTCGCGTAACGGGCTCCTGCCCGCTGTGCGCTTCCACCTGGAAGATTCACATTTAGGCAAAGACACCGTGTTGTCACCGGAAAAGATCGCGGCTAATCGTGAAGCCAACGCGGGTTTTTTATCCCTGGATTATGTTTTCGAGGATAACTTCAAAAAAGGTATCCGCGAACATGATCCGGCGTGTTACGAAGAAATCAAAGACATGAATATGGAGGCTTTTGTCGATCACATGATGGCTAAACGTGAAGCGCAGGATCCGTTCGAACTGCTGAAAGCCGAGTATGCTGAAGCCGAACGCTCGATCAAAACGCGTACATCTGTTTATTGGAAGGAAATGCTGGCCGTTCTCAGTTTTGCCATGAATTACCCGGCTAAATATTTTTCGGCCGAAGATTACCAGCGTATACACCAGACACTGATGCCGCTCATCTCCGTAGTCATCGCCTTCGTCCCGCAAAGCTCGGCGGAAACCCTGATGGCTATGCACGAGGCGGGTTGCCTGGAAATGAAAATAGTGGATCACAGCGCAGAACCTGAACCCAGTGAACAGGGAGGTGCGGACTATGCCGGCGTACATTACGAGCTCTTCATCGACTGTATCGGCCAGCCGCATATTCCGTTTGAAGATATTCCCTTTGAGGGGCTGAAAGCCGCCGGCACGCATGCGCGCCTGGGCTACCGGGACCAGCCCGATGAATACCTGACCGTCCCCGGTCTGGCGATCAACGACCGTTTCCAGTTACTGGACGCTTACGGCGCGCTGAATGAAGGCATTTATATCATGGCCGTTCCGTTTATCGGCGGTTATAACCCGGATTATTCAGGGCTGGATTTCAGCGAGGCGGCATCTAAACTGGTGCTGGAAGGTTTACTGAATCAAGCATTAAGCCCATGAGCCTTAAACTTCATATGGTCTTATTAGGTTCCAAAGCGCCCGGCCGCAATGTCGAACAGCACGATTTCTTCTTCGGCATCGGCACTTCACTTGCCGGCCTGTTGCCGGCCATGCGCGAATTCTGGCCCGAAGCCGGTGACAGCCTGCATATCGACGGCTGGCGGGAAGTGACGCAAGTAGAGGGTTACCGGGTAAATATTCTCGACAAACCACAGGCCGACCCGCACAATCGCCGGCGGTTATTCTTTATTAATCTTGGCGGTTACCAGTCCGGTAAACTGGAGGAACAGCATTACACCTTACTCACCGTCCAGGAAGACCGGAAACAGGCGGTCAAAGCCTCGACCGGTACCGATTTTTTTAAGACGGCCTCCATCGAAAAGGTCAAAGCCGCCGCCGCGCACATCGATGAGAAATACGGCATCGATGTAGACGAAATCTATCATATTGAAGACTTGCTTTCACCGGGATGCAAAGCATTATACCATATCGAGCTACTGCCGGACCAAAGTTCAGCTACGGACGAAATTCATTTAGGTTATCTTAAACTCAACCAGTGGAACAACGGGCTGAAACATTGACCGCCTGGATAGCCGGAAAATATGCCGGTCGACATATCCCGTTTAGCGGTGAACCTTATTTCGTCCACTGCCTGGCCGTGGCCGAAGCCGCGGCCCCATACGTTAATTGGGGTTATGAGGCCGGGTTATGCCACGATCTGTTAGAAGACCACATCGCTACCGTGGAAGAATTGCGAATGGCTTTATCGGAAGCCGGCTATCGCCTCCCGGAAACCGAACTGATCATAGCCATGGTCATCGAACTGAGCGATGTTTTTACAGCGGAACACTTCCCTGACTTTAATGACAAGAAACTTCGCAGGCTGGAAAATAAGCGCCTGGTAACAATCAGTTCCCAGTCCCAAACCATCAAGTATGCTGACCTGATCGATAACGCCGCCTGGGTGCGGCAATATGAGCCGTACAAATGGCCGCGATATGCCCGGCGCAAACTCAGGTTATTGACAGCACTGGATAAAGGCAGCCAGGAATTACGTCGGCAAGCAGTGGAGGTCTTCAGCTGTGATTTGAATTTTTGATCAGAAATTGTATCATTCATTAAAAAAGAAGCTGCGAATTGCCTGGCTTTTAGAGCCGTGCTCGCCATCAGCCCCTTTCCTGTTTCCATTGTTTTTTGAGCCGCGCATATACCGTATTATCCTCCGCAGCCTTCCATCGTTCCTTAAAAATGCGTGCCGCTTCGGCCTTGTCGCTTTCGCCGGTACCGCGCTTCAGCAACACATAATTATTGGTTTGGTCATACTTCTTACCTCCTTTGTAATTCGCATATCGCCGCGCACGTGTAAATCCCATTTCCAAATACTTTCTTGCCATATCCGCGCCTACAAAATCGCCCTGCTCCAGGTAATTTTCAAAAAGCGCAAATATGGCTGAGCTGCTTTCGTCAGCGATTTCCGGGGTTTTAAAACGCCAGTAGGGCCCGATCTCACTTTTATAAGGTTCACAGATCAGTACGCCCTGTTCCCCTTTTCCAACCTGGTATAGTTCCGGATGTTCCCGGTAATTGACCTCCGGTTTCCAGGGATAATGATCATGGTCAAAATTCAGATATGCGGGTATCAATTCTGTCGTAATTTGGCCTCCATGCTCAGCGTCGTGTGCGGCACGGCCATCAGGCGCTCTTTCTGGATCAGTTTGCCGGTAGCCCTGCAAATACCATAGGTCTTATTACCGATGCGTACCAGCGCAGCTTCCAGTTGCTCGATAAATTTTTGCTGGCGACCGGCCATCTGGTAAATGGTTTCCTTTTCCAGTGTGGCCGCACCGTCTTCCAAGGTCGCATATGCGCCGCTGTTATCATCATTGCTGGCGCTGCCGTTCAGGACATCCAGTAAATCTTTATATTCTGCCCGGGCGATCTCCA comes from Mucilaginibacter mali and encodes:
- a CDS encoding ferritin-like domain-containing protein; its protein translation is MATTENATGVINDLIGINNDRVAGFEKAIADINDEHIDLKELFQRYAAQSRQNSEELAGIVGAEGEPVETGTSVAGSLHRAWIDVKSLFGGNTRESILSEAERGEDAIKKAYRDALEDEDLTAEARTIVSRQQSGIDAAHDEVKALRDAAK
- a CDS encoding pyridoxamine 5'-phosphate oxidase family protein, which encodes MNSIDQQQPEENRENLSGAAAVEKIKELAGQTQTCFFNTDLKSGRAAATRPMSVQQIDGEGNLWFLSAVDSHKNAEIQQDSRVQLLFMGSAHSDFLTLGGEASISTDKAKIKELWEPIVKTWFTGGEDDPRITVIKVVPDEGYYWDTKHGKMVAFLKMIAGAITGKTLDDSIQGTVKP
- a CDS encoding flavodoxin family protein; this translates as MKALFINCTLKRTPAFSNTEALAKKAAEQFQAKGIETEIIRLNDYTVLTGNSSDEGEGDEWPQILEKIKACNIFIIATPIWMGHLASTAQKVIERLDAIFRDEDLIDEKTGQFMPYNKVAGCLVTGNEDGAHSCAAQVLWSLQEVGFTIPPNVNAYWVGLAGGEEDYVEAGGERYLYTNKSLRYMTENLAWFAQLLQDHPIGTNLLEAEEKAKAESDEE
- a CDS encoding FAD/NAD(P)-binding protein, which gives rise to MRNKSPFRRIAILGGGPSALFVFKRLLESEHPGFIVDIYEKSGELGCGMPYGHDGSADEHVTNVSGNEIPELPADMADWVKKVPKDTLDKYHLDPGKFNDYKVLPRLLFGQYLCDQFKVLLQQAKEVGLKTQVYYNTIVLDIVDQPDQQQVEVVTNKGADIYDHVIICTGHLWPKKHEGRAPGWFDSPYPPEKIALKAGYPVAVRGASLTAIDAIRTLGRHNGSFEKDEKGRLHFYPESPGFKIVMHSRNGLLPAVRFHLEDSHLGKDTVLSPEKIAANREANAGFLSLDYVFEDNFKKGIREHDPACYEEIKDMNMEAFVDHMMAKREAQDPFELLKAEYAEAERSIKTRTSVYWKEMLAVLSFAMNYPAKYFSAEDYQRIHQTLMPLISVVIAFVPQSSAETLMAMHEAGCLEMKIVDHSAEPEPSEQGGADYAGVHYELFIDCIGQPHIPFEDIPFEGLKAAGTHARLGYRDQPDEYLTVPGLAINDRFQLLDAYGALNEGIYIMAVPFIGGYNPDYSGLDFSEAASKLVLEGLLNQALSP
- a CDS encoding DUF1543 domain-containing protein; this encodes MSLKLHMVLLGSKAPGRNVEQHDFFFGIGTSLAGLLPAMREFWPEAGDSLHIDGWREVTQVEGYRVNILDKPQADPHNRRRLFFINLGGYQSGKLEEQHYTLLTVQEDRKQAVKASTGTDFFKTASIEKVKAAAAHIDEKYGIDVDEIYHIEDLLSPGCKALYHIELLPDQSSATDEIHLGYLKLNQWNNGLKH
- a CDS encoding DUF4385 domain-containing protein gives rise to the protein MIPAYLNFDHDHYPWKPEVNYREHPELYQVGKGEQGVLICEPYKSEIGPYWRFKTPEIADESSSAIFALFENYLEQGDFVGADMARKYLEMGFTRARRYANYKGGKKYDQTNNYVLLKRGTGESDKAEAARIFKERWKAAEDNTVYARLKKQWKQERG
- a CDS encoding TraR/DksA family transcriptional regulator; protein product: MENTTTKTAPTRYSDTELGEFKQLIQNKLEIARAEYKDLLDVLNGSASNDDNSGAYATLEDGAATLEKETIYQMAGRQQKFIEQLEAALVRIGNKTYGICRATGKLIQKERLMAVPHTTLSMEAKLRQN